ctTAACATTTAACTGCAGCATTTAACTAATGCTTAGTCAATTACTTCAATTTGCCGTTACCTACTGCTTAGAAGTACCAATTATGGTACTACACTATTACTATCCATACTTGTTGAGTTtacagctatattatattacaatatggtTATTgattatagtgttataatagCGTAGCCATATTTAAGTAaacattcatttaaataaatataaaatatgtacaattgtataaatgtGAATTAACTAAACATACTTAACATTTACcatttttaagcttttcaaatagatatttatttattattataagtacctacggctacaaataaactataaatctaaaatatttgaagcCGTAATAAGATTATAGAAATtgtagttataatagttaagcATACCTATAAGActgtaacattaattataaatataattacctatataaacttttaaactttaaacgtaattaaaaattgtgtgaaattataattcttataaaaaataaatatacttgaacATACTAGACAAATTAAGTGAAATCAAAGCTGTAGTGCCTAAACTcaagtatatagtattattgaatGATAGGTATGGCATTATAAAGATAGGCGTGCAGAGCTCAGACTTACaatcggaaaaaaaataataaaaaatgtatgctattttatagtattaattaaaaatgttatgtttcttagaaaaataaaatagcaataggtatcaattattattatattaatatataaaaagtaaaatattattattgtggtcaagtatataataatgcggCAAATATGGTAGGATAAAATCAAAAGATACAATAATACCTTTAGAAAACCTTATACAGCTTTTTTGTCTTCATTAGCTTCTTGAAGATAGAGCATagaagataattattaaattaggtatatgtatGCTATCATCAGTCTTTCAAGAACacttttcaaatgtattcaGAATACGTATTTAAGTACTTGATGTcatttgtgtttaaaataagtattcaaatacatgcttttaaaagtacttgaatataaatactaacactttttttagtttaatacattttatattgaaatatttatttttattaataattaatatataattaacattatttgcaAATAGATaggttttttaacttatttataaacgcttgagttaataaatataatacattaataggGAAGACTGGGCAagttaacgattttttttaactcgttaagttaagttattttaaaaagaatcaagttaaataagttaaaagttactcatatttttttgttaacttttcaaaaaagtaactTAATTAAGTCATTGATttagtttaaagttaaaattttctaatttgcaaaaataaaaaattccagACACATAATCTTGTTTATTAGATAGTTTTTCTTTACGCTCAAGAAAATAAcaaggaaaatttaaaatgatacatcTAAGTACCAATTAGCTATCTTTAAAcctaattttctaaaataaatcctaaaattttgaattattcttCAGacgaaaattaacttaatttagatacttttgaataaaattaactcgaagttaatacattaatcttaaaaaaaagtaacttataagttaaaagttaatttgaaaagagttaattaacttaacattttaacttttaacttgttAATGCCCAGCcttattaataggtacaatatataaaataattacttatacagTATTTGTCACAAAccgtaactgaaaaaaaatttcggggtggtccaacattttttaaatattggtaaTTGGAATTTGGagtaaaacacaaaaaaagtatttattattctacaataaaaatacaaataaaaagtatttttaaaaatttcaaaaatatattggttgaaaaacatttaaatacaagtattCGAATACTTAACAAAACTGGCTATCATTCATATCAGCTATTATGACTTTTTCTGGTTTAATATACACtacactatttttttgtttctgctGAAAGATGGAGAATTATATCTatctaaagttataaataatattacttcttaacataatttaactcAATACAAAtagcttatattaaaatttttaaaatataatttcacctccaaacatttcaaaaaatatatttataattttcattaaaatatattaacagttCTATCTAAAAGACTAAATAAAtagcttttaaattaaattgactaGGTTACCAGCAACTACACTCTACTCCTCTACACTTTAGAAGATTGAACTTAATAATACATGTCAACTGTCCAGTTTTCATGTACAAAAAGTAGATTCAAACAATTGacaaaaacagtataatacaAGGAAGACTTAGTAAAAATTACAGCAGGGGCCGTTCCCGAATAGATAACAACTTGAcaccaaaaactaaaattttcacAATGAAAATTaccaattatttatgatagttGGGGACTTTCATTTTAGAGATTGCAAAGGAGGGATGTAGTAAGTTAATCCAAAACACAGTTATtagatgaatttaatatataactgtattgttttaattatatgttcatGGAGTAAGTGTTAACTAGATACTTTATTCCAAAATTGAGTAACATAAAAGATTAAACTCATGTATTGTTTTGGCTAATGAGCCAGTAATATTACTATCGaccaatataatttacttaacattaaataattggctaaactattaattattaacattacacCACTATAAGTCACTGCTAGAACTCATATAAACACTAGCAAGTGCAGAACTGAGCATCTAGTACTTTTccaaaaaagtcaaaattctACATTGACTACAATATCCCAATGTAACAATGTTTGTCACATTGCCACAAGTAGTTATTCAATCCTAGTTATATGACTTATAGCGTAATATACTAGTACGTagctattttatgttaaattaagtaattacattttaaaagtagtagcggcaatgtttattataaattatctgtcaaataaaaaaggtTGCAATAAACGTGTCacgtcatttaaataattatataatatatatatgtaaacaaGTCGTGTCCTTTAGAGTGATTACTACACCTACCTTTACAATCATATTTTACACCAAGATCtgcatttaactataattgcCAAAGGAAAATTCATCCTCTGTGAATGTTTTAATCCATCTCATTAGAGAACTCAACAAGGATAATATTTCCATTCTTCAACATTTTGTCAGACACCaacttataaattaggtaAAGACCACTAATTGatcatcaatttttataaagtttcaccactaatgatttttttttttatttgattttgtatcAAACCAAACATGTACATatgctttattataaaacagtgATGGCAgtgtaataactaaaaattacagTATTGGACATtcgtataaattaatcaatgctctaaataacttaaaaggataaaacactattaaaattcaacaaatacaaattaattgtatattataaaataaaaatccaatttttattagcaataaaatacttattttttttaagtaaaaacattGGTCTCATTGAGTATTTGTACAAAAACttgttaatgtattaaaaatcatatagttGAGGTTTACTTTGCCTTTGGAACTGGTCTAAATACGCCAACTACGACAGCGTGATCTCTTTCATAAGGCTCCAATGTAAGCTGTTCAGTTGGTTTCAGCTTATCAGTTTTTAGTTTCTCAATTTCTTGTGCAAATACAGCAGCTGGTTCAGCTGTACTGTCAATACAATTagcctaaaaaataaatgaaataattattatgcttaattaaaatattccaaataaataatgacttaCTTTAATGGATATTACAAAGTGTCCTtcgttctttaaaaaatattgtgcatTAATTGAAACAATTCTAGCTTGATCAGGTTGAGCTACATCAGCAAAAATTGTATCTACCATCCCAATCAACATTCTGTATTTATGTGGATGTCGTGCATCTTCAATAATAGGAATGATATTAGTTCTTTTCTTAGCAACATTAATCAAATCACGGCCAGACCTGTGTGAGAATTCTACTGCATATACAAGTCCttcctataaattaaaattcattcaaaaatttgtatcacatttatttaccaaaaaaaactTACTGGGCCTACAACATCAGAAACATGAGATACAGTTGTTCCACTAGCAGcacctaaatataatacttttgatCCTGGTGGCATATGGATTTCATCAATTCCACCCAAAATAGCAGCAGCCAATTTTGATCTGAACGGATTCCATACAcggtattcaattttatctcCTTcagtctaaaattaaaaaataaagatttgtatgttttaaatatttcagttatttttattatataatgtacctgATCTACACTAATTCTTTTTTCACCATAAATGGTTTCTCCGGGAATCATGTTTTTAGTAACAAGTGCATCTTCTTTACCGCGTGCAATGAAGACTCCGGCATGACGATGAGGctcaattataacttttttaccacCTTTAAAGCCTCCAGGTCCTCCAGATGGTCTTCCACCACCACCTCGGCCACCGCCACCACGGCCACCAGCTCCTCGGCCACGGAAACCACCTCCTCTACCGCCGCCACCACCACGACCACCGCCACCGCCAAAACCACCACGTCCACCACCTCCTGAAAATCGACCTCCGCCACCACCACCTCTTCCTCGTCCACCACCACGGCCACCTCGGtcaaaaccttaaaaaaagaGAACAAAAAATAGGTGTAGGtcaataaatcaatttcaaaAGAAAACGTGTTTATGTTTTCAAGAAACAAATACATGTGTTTATATGTCTATAAGTCATTTACATCACAAAAAGATAGAAACAtgagaattatttataaaatacttacccattgtatgtatagttagtgaacacaaattaaataatatgaaataaaacacgTGAGTAAAAATTTCCAAACAAAAACGAGGTAGTAGCTGGAGCCGGGTCACATCACAGTTCAGTATACCGAATTTCAAACATGTGAAACATGTGACTTAGGCGCATGCGCTTGAGTCCAACGCTAACTCGACGAGTAATACAGTGTAGcaatttgtacaaaataaaaatgtacacgcGTTCCTTCCTTGAATTTATTCTTCAAAACAGGTTACCAAAGTAAGAAACCTAACCAGCGTCAGGATAACCATATAGATAACCCATATATGATAAAAGAtagtatttatctataatcaaGATAAAGGTTATAAtcacaataatgtatatatatatatattctttaatcgtggttataataacgatagaatataacaataataataacacagacTATGATTAGAAAGATCCATTAATGTAGGCGTGCATGTAGTTAGGAACGGTTTTTATGTTACGTTTCTTTACACTAACTCTGTCTGGCGGCGAAATGACTCGGCGCGGTCGGTGGAAACTCAAaccgattaaaatataatacctatatatattggtaAATCACATATCACTGTTCAGTGTTCACAAATCACAACCAACGTCAGTCTGTGGCTGCCAGTAAACATTCAAAATGGCGCAATAAACAAAAGGATAGTTCCCAGTTTGTTTCGtccgtaatatttttttccgctCACGAATCTATAGAAAAATACGTCCCatccaaataaaattactataatttaccaCGATTTGTTTTGTTGGCTGTCGTCTGCCAATTGTCGAAATTGCACAGCGGTGTTCACCGACTTAACCCGAAGTTTTCGTATTGGCAAACgctaagttaaaattaaaaataaatatgttagaaTTGTAGTAGTTGTACATTAATTGTAGAACGATCGATTTCAATATGATACAGCGGTTTTGTTTGTTGGGGATTTTGATTTTCTTCAACAAGCCATTGGCAACAAGTACATTCGACGATTCCATTGATGGTAAGATTGTTTACTTACCCGAATAACACTTTAgagttatgttatttttactgaTGATATTAACTGCATTCTatgctaaatttttttattgtttgggtacctttatttattatttatctttaccTATGATCTAATCAGCTAAGTATCATACTAGCAATATTTATCCTTAGTCTATGTTCACATTTACTGGTTTTCTACTAATAGTATATTTCAGTTGGCAGTtagaaaattacatatttgtattatatatatcattattttattttaaacaaaaaataagtatatgatttttaactgaaaaaataaaaaataatttatcattttctttataacatttttgaaaaactgaatatatattccttaaaatttaaatgaaagagcatttatacaaaattactgTATTGAATGCCacaaattgtttacattttacaaaatactcttgtgaattaaaaaatatatatgtatataaattctacaattttttatcgatGTCTAGCCAAatacaaagaaataataattcatagtttATTTCAATCCATATAGAAACtataagaagaaaaaatacttataaaaattatcaaataattattaatatatattttcactaggtacctatatactaaaattttataa
This sequence is a window from Rhopalosiphum maidis isolate BTI-1 chromosome 1, ASM367621v3, whole genome shotgun sequence. Protein-coding genes within it:
- the LOC113547795 gene encoding rRNA 2'-O-methyltransferase fibrillarin codes for the protein MGFDRGGRGGGRGRGGGGGGRFSGGGGRGGFGGGGGRGGGGGRGGGFRGRGAGGRGGGGRGGGGRPSGGPGGFKGGKKVIIEPHRHAGVFIARGKEDALVTKNMIPGETIYGEKRISVDQTEGDKIEYRVWNPFRSKLAAAILGGIDEIHMPPGSKVLYLGAASGTTVSHVSDVVGPEGLVYAVEFSHRSGRDLINVAKKRTNIIPIIEDARHPHKYRMLIGMVDTIFADVAQPDQARIVSINAQYFLKNEGHFVISIKANCIDSTAEPAAVFAQEIEKLKTDKLKPTEQLTLEPYERDHAVVVGVFRPVPKAK